One window of Bacillus sp. THAF10 genomic DNA carries:
- a CDS encoding DUF11 domain-containing protein, whose translation MPFVNRFSIADCGAMTFTGNTLGLSGDGVDNEAGTTGTIGAFITLDSSSTVDAFPPPVPPGSAGTTTDYTQNGSEAQLVIPSGSTVLYAELIWGGLFSFDTQDISNLIDNDILFTTPALIDVSISPDAATSNQFTVGTTGFYMRSANVTALVQAGGAGTYSAESVPALIFPPISQTFHAGWTLAVVYSNGNLPNRSMNLFVGAENIVFTTQPQIDVNVTGFLTPATGDVDARVLLSAQEGDAEITGDETLFGPDNLTLTNLSGPLNPATNFYGSQITDDSGNLDTSGSYGTFNQIPGTPGTNVLAGRQGWDITNVSAFNYLPNGQTSAVLRFTSSGDAYMPNGIGIQIDLGDPVMDMVKEVNKTFSYTGDVLTYTVSITNNGVVEATDVFFEDDLPSGGAFIPDTVRINGIVQPGLDPEVGFSINSIQVDETVTVSFKARVVTSSCFLLNDAQVTFSCGKVATSNQVLTTVCQHCSNNKNQCSC comes from the coding sequence ATGCCATTTGTTAACCGATTTTCTATTGCTGATTGTGGAGCAATGACATTTACTGGTAACACCTTAGGGTTAAGCGGCGATGGTGTGGACAACGAAGCTGGCACAACCGGTACAATTGGAGCATTCATTACGTTGGACAGCTCTTCAACCGTTGATGCTTTTCCCCCACCGGTCCCTCCTGGATCAGCTGGCACAACAACAGACTATACACAAAATGGTTCTGAAGCACAGTTGGTCATCCCTAGCGGCAGCACGGTTTTATATGCAGAGCTGATTTGGGGAGGCTTGTTCAGTTTTGATACACAGGATATTTCAAACCTCATCGATAACGATATCCTCTTTACCACTCCAGCTCTAATTGATGTCTCTATTTCACCAGACGCAGCTACTTCTAATCAGTTCACTGTTGGAACAACCGGATTTTATATGCGATCTGCCAACGTTACTGCTCTTGTTCAAGCAGGTGGGGCTGGAACGTATAGTGCGGAAAGCGTCCCTGCACTTATATTTCCTCCTATCTCTCAGACATTCCACGCAGGTTGGACCCTTGCTGTCGTTTATAGTAATGGTAACCTTCCCAATCGTTCCATGAATTTATTTGTTGGTGCAGAGAATATTGTCTTTACTACTCAACCTCAAATCGATGTGAATGTGACAGGATTTTTAACTCCCGCCACTGGAGACGTCGACGCCAGGGTTCTTTTAAGCGCTCAAGAAGGAGATGCTGAAATTACTGGAGATGAAACACTTTTTGGACCAGATAATCTGACTTTAACGAATCTTTCCGGCCCGCTTAACCCAGCTACCAACTTTTATGGCTCGCAAATTACAGATGATTCTGGAAACCTAGATACAAGTGGATCGTATGGAACGTTTAATCAAATTCCTGGTACACCAGGAACCAACGTTCTTGCAGGCAGACAAGGCTGGGATATCACCAATGTGTCAGCATTCAATTACTTGCCTAATGGACAAACAAGTGCAGTTCTCCGATTCACATCGAGTGGCGATGCTTATATGCCAAATGGAATTGGAATCCAGATCGATTTAGGAGATCCTGTTATGGACATGGTTAAGGAGGTTAATAAAACATTTTCCTACACCGGTGATGTGTTAACCTATACGGTATCTATCACAAACAATGGAGTCGTAGAGGCAACAGATGTATTTTTTGAAGATGATTTACCTTCAGGAGGAGCATTTATCCCAGACACTGTCCGGATTAATGGGATTGTTCAGCCGGGCTTGGATCCAGAAGTAGGATTTTCCATCAATTCAATTCAAGTTGATGAGACAGTAACTGTATCATTTAAGGCTCGAGTAGTAACCAGCAGTTGCTTCTTATTAAACGATGCGCAAGTTACCTTTAGCTGCGGTAAGGTAGCAACTAGTAATCAAGTGCTTACTACTGTTTGTCAACATTGTTCGAACAATAAGAACCAATGTAGCTGTTAA
- a CDS encoding S-Ena type endospore appendage, with protein sequence MKQMTILGCEKMTLYIEDCSCKDQTCKCNGKNQKGVSDLIKEEICGVFNIDPLKNPYAPVWEADCCIDLVFGTLSVYYESGFCEEVEVFVNCEKDSGVSVPLGNTRTRTYANLRKVAIEIKDLKKESGRVQYIPPLNKETTCRGRYCLTIYYKVKKPKRC encoded by the coding sequence ATGAAACAAATGACTATATTGGGATGTGAAAAAATGACTCTATACATTGAAGATTGCTCATGTAAGGACCAAACATGCAAATGTAACGGTAAAAACCAAAAAGGGGTTTCAGATTTAATAAAAGAAGAAATTTGTGGAGTGTTTAACATTGATCCATTAAAAAATCCATATGCGCCAGTTTGGGAAGCAGATTGTTGTATTGATTTAGTGTTTGGAACCTTATCTGTTTATTATGAATCAGGATTTTGTGAGGAAGTAGAAGTCTTTGTAAACTGTGAAAAAGATTCGGGAGTGTCTGTGCCATTAGGAAACACTCGTACAAGAACTTATGCCAATCTAAGGAAGGTAGCAATTGAAATTAAGGATCTAAAAAAAGAGAGTGGCAGGGTCCAATATATTCCTCCATTAAATAAAGAAACAACCTGTAGAGGTAGATATTGTTTAACGATCTATTACAAAGTAAAAAAACCAAAAAGATGCTAA
- a CDS encoding S-Ena type endospore appendage, with protein MEMYCNSSNSSFCCPVPCSQNPFETSGTLIGIKRCLPIRTECQDSDGPPVPDLLYTAPPGTPIETLASGIISIINTSSTTSDCTMTLSITDDTGTNTYDINAQSSQVIQVTNVTAITIVCTSDTPPDPAVYCTATVEIDFQYTTGV; from the coding sequence ATGGAAATGTACTGCAACAGTTCAAATTCTTCTTTTTGCTGCCCTGTTCCATGTTCACAGAATCCTTTTGAAACGAGTGGAACATTAATTGGAATAAAAAGGTGTTTGCCAATACGAACCGAATGTCAGGATAGCGATGGACCCCCGGTGCCAGATCTTTTATACACCGCACCTCCAGGGACACCAATTGAAACCCTTGCAAGTGGGATTATATCGATTATTAACACGAGTTCCACCACTAGCGATTGTACGATGACGTTAAGCATTACTGATGATACAGGAACAAACACGTATGATATAAATGCACAGTCTTCTCAAGTAATTCAGGTGACAAATGTTACAGCCATTACCATAGTGTGTACTTCTGATACTCCACCAGATCCAGCAGTTTATTGCACAGCGACAGTGGAGATAGATTTTCAATATACTACAGGTGTTTAA
- the sufB gene encoding Fe-S cluster assembly protein SufB: protein MAKKMPEIGDYKYGFKDRDVSIFRSGRGLTKEIVEEISRMKNEPQWMLDFRLKSLEHFYNMPMPQWGGDLNSLNFDEITYYVKPSEKSERSWDEVPEEIKQTFDKLGIPEAEQKYLAGVSAQYESEVVYHNMQEDLEALGVVFKDTDTALKENEDVFREHWAKVIPPTDNKFSALNSAVWSGGSFIYVPKGVKVETPLQAYFRINSENMGQFERTLIIVDEGAHVHYVEGCTAPVYTTNSLHSAVVEIIIKKDAYCRYTTIQNWANNVYNLVTKRAVCEENATMEWIDGNIGSKLTMKYPAVILKGEGARGMTLSIALAGKGQHQDAGAKMIHLAPNTSSTIVSKSISKQGGKVTYRGIVHFGKKASGARSNIECDTLIMDNQSTSDTIPYNEVFNDNVSLEHEAKVSKVSEEQLFYLMSRGLSEEEATEMIVMGFIEPFTKELPMEYAVEMNRLIKFEMEGSIG, encoded by the coding sequence ATGGCAAAAAAAATGCCTGAAATCGGCGATTACAAGTATGGTTTTAAGGACAGAGACGTTTCCATTTTCCGTTCCGGCCGTGGTCTTACGAAAGAAATCGTAGAAGAAATCTCTCGTATGAAAAATGAGCCGCAGTGGATGCTGGACTTCCGTCTAAAATCTTTGGAGCACTTCTATAACATGCCAATGCCTCAATGGGGCGGCGACCTTAACAGCTTAAACTTTGATGAAATTACGTACTACGTAAAGCCATCTGAAAAATCTGAGCGTTCATGGGATGAAGTACCAGAGGAAATCAAGCAAACGTTTGATAAACTTGGTATCCCTGAAGCGGAGCAAAAATACCTTGCTGGTGTATCTGCACAGTACGAATCTGAGGTAGTGTACCACAACATGCAAGAAGACTTAGAAGCGCTTGGCGTTGTCTTCAAAGACACAGACACAGCATTAAAAGAAAACGAAGACGTGTTCCGTGAGCACTGGGCGAAGGTTATCCCACCAACAGATAACAAGTTCTCTGCCCTAAACTCTGCAGTATGGTCTGGTGGATCTTTCATCTACGTACCAAAAGGTGTGAAAGTGGAAACTCCACTACAAGCATACTTCCGAATCAACTCTGAAAACATGGGTCAATTCGAGCGTACACTTATCATTGTAGACGAAGGCGCACACGTACACTATGTAGAGGGCTGTACGGCACCTGTTTATACAACAAACTCTCTTCACAGTGCGGTAGTAGAAATCATCATCAAAAAAGATGCGTACTGCCGTTACACAACGATTCAAAACTGGGCAAACAACGTTTACAACCTAGTAACGAAACGTGCAGTGTGTGAAGAAAATGCAACAATGGAATGGATCGATGGTAACATCGGCTCCAAGCTGACAATGAAATACCCAGCCGTTATCCTTAAAGGAGAAGGTGCGCGTGGTATGACGCTTTCTATTGCATTAGCAGGGAAAGGTCAACACCAGGATGCAGGAGCAAAAATGATTCACCTTGCACCAAACACATCTTCCACAATCGTTTCTAAATCCATCTCCAAGCAAGGTGGTAAAGTAACATACCGTGGAATCGTACACTTTGGTAAAAAAGCTTCTGGCGCACGCTCTAACATCGAGTGTGACACGCTAATCATGGATAACCAGTCTACTTCTGATACGATTCCTTACAACGAAGTGTTCAACGACAACGTTTCTCTAGAGCACGAGGCGAAGGTATCCAAAGTATCTGAAGAGCAACTGTTCTATCTAATGAGCCGTGGTCTTTCCGAAGAAGAAGCAACAGAAATGATCGTAATGGGCTTCATCGAGCCATTTACAAAAGAACTTCCAATGGAATACGCAGTAGAAATGAACCGTCTGATCAAGTTTGAGATGGAAGGTTCTATTGGGTAA
- the sufU gene encoding Fe-S cluster assembly sulfur transfer protein SufU, translated as MSFNNLDTLYRQVIMDHYKNPRNKGSIESDSITVDMNNPTCGDRIHLTLQVEEGKVKDAKFDGEGCSISMASASMMTQAVKGLEVEKALELSQIFYDMMLGKDYDDETIDLGDIEALQGVAKFPARIKCATLAWKAMEKGVKSE; from the coding sequence ATGTCTTTTAATAATCTGGACACACTGTATCGTCAAGTAATTATGGATCATTATAAAAACCCACGTAACAAAGGGTCTATCGAGTCTGACAGTATCACTGTGGACATGAATAATCCGACCTGTGGGGATCGCATTCACTTGACACTCCAAGTAGAAGAAGGAAAAGTGAAGGATGCAAAGTTTGATGGAGAAGGATGCTCTATTTCGATGGCATCTGCATCCATGATGACACAAGCAGTCAAAGGACTAGAAGTGGAAAAGGCTTTGGAACTATCCCAAATCTTTTATGATATGATGTTAGGTAAGGACTATGATGACGAAACAATCGACTTAGGGGACATTGAAGCACTCCAAGGAGTGGCTAAATTCCCGGCACGAATTAAATGTGCGACTCTTGCTTGGAAAGCGATGGAAAAGGGAGTCAAGTCGGAATAG
- a CDS encoding cysteine desulfurase → MNIQEIRQQFPILHQEVNGNPLVYLDSAATSQKPLAVIEALEKYYKGYNSNVHRGVHTLGTKATDGYEGARDKVKNFINAAHREEIVFTRGTTTALNLVASSYARTNLKAGDEIVITYMEHHSNIIPWQQAAKATGATLKYIPLEEDGSISLKAVEETVTENTKIVSVMHVSNVLGAINPIKEITAIAHKNGAIMVVDGAQSTPHMKVDVQDLDCDFFALSGHKMGAPTGIGALYGKKQLLENMEPIEFGGEMIDFVGLQESTWKELPWKFEGGTPIIAGAIGLGAAIDFLEQVGMDNILAHEHKLADYAMNRMSEIEGITIYGPKKRAGLVTFNIEDVHPHDVATVLDAEGIAVRAGHHCAQPLMKYLNVSSTARASFYLYNTEEEIDKLVASLVKTKEYFSNVF, encoded by the coding sequence ATGAATATCCAGGAGATTCGTCAGCAGTTCCCTATTTTACATCAAGAGGTCAATGGAAACCCGCTTGTGTACTTAGATAGTGCTGCTACCTCCCAAAAGCCGCTTGCGGTTATTGAAGCGCTGGAGAAGTACTATAAAGGGTATAACTCAAATGTTCACCGTGGTGTTCATACTTTAGGTACAAAAGCGACCGATGGATATGAGGGTGCGCGAGATAAGGTGAAAAACTTTATTAACGCGGCACACCGGGAAGAAATTGTGTTCACACGTGGCACAACCACTGCATTAAACCTTGTAGCAAGTAGCTATGCTCGTACCAACTTAAAAGCTGGCGATGAAATAGTTATTACCTACATGGAGCACCATAGTAATATCATTCCATGGCAGCAGGCTGCAAAAGCAACTGGTGCTACATTGAAATATATTCCGCTAGAAGAGGATGGCAGCATCTCTTTGAAGGCTGTAGAAGAAACAGTAACCGAAAACACGAAAATTGTTTCAGTGATGCATGTTTCTAACGTACTCGGTGCTATCAACCCTATTAAAGAAATTACTGCAATTGCTCATAAAAATGGAGCAATTATGGTAGTGGACGGTGCACAAAGTACTCCTCATATGAAGGTGGATGTGCAGGACTTGGATTGTGATTTCTTCGCACTTTCCGGTCATAAAATGGGAGCACCAACTGGAATTGGCGCACTTTACGGGAAAAAGCAGCTTTTAGAAAACATGGAGCCAATCGAATTTGGTGGCGAAATGATCGATTTTGTAGGACTGCAGGAATCAACCTGGAAGGAGCTGCCTTGGAAGTTTGAAGGCGGTACACCAATTATCGCTGGGGCAATCGGACTTGGAGCAGCAATTGACTTCCTGGAGCAAGTGGGAATGGACAATATCCTTGCTCATGAACATAAGCTTGCAGACTACGCGATGAACCGTATGTCGGAAATCGAAGGAATCACCATTTATGGTCCGAAAAAGCGGGCTGGCTTGGTAACCTTCAATATTGAAGACGTACACCCACATGATGTTGCAACAGTATTAGATGCAGAAGGAATCGCTGTTCGTGCAGGTCATCACTGTGCACAGCCATTAATGAAGTATCTGAACGTTTCATCCACTGCACGTGCTAGTTTTTACCTGTATAATACAGAGGAAGAAATTGATAAGCTAGTAGCATCATTAGTGAAAACAAAGGAGTACTTTAGTAATGTCTTTTAA
- the sufD gene encoding Fe-S cluster assembly protein SufD — protein MTLETKLPFDQDYLSNYSKEAGEPQWLLDLRLQALALAEELPLPKPDKTKITNWNFTNFQKHTVETSISSVDQLPEEVKALVDGENLYVQVDNTAVVSTLNEELKSQGVIFTDIITAAKNHGDLVQKYFMQDGVKVDEHKLSALHAALLNGGAFLYVPKNVVIEEPIQAIYLHDKAEAVFNHVLIVAEDNAEVTYVENYFSNTDGEGSIFNIITEVIANGNSKVQYGAVDNLGKGVTTYVNRRGVVGRDATLEWALGLMNDGDTISENITNLMGDGSVGDTKTVVVGRGEQKQNFTTKVVHFGKNSDGQILKHGVMKDSASSVFNGIGKIEHGASKSNAEQESRVLMLSEKARGDANPILLIDEDDVTAGHAASAGRIDPLQLYYLMSRGIPKTEAERLVIHGFLAPVVNQLPIEKVKNQLIDVIERKVK, from the coding sequence ATGACGTTAGAGACGAAATTACCGTTTGATCAAGACTACCTGAGCAACTACTCCAAAGAAGCTGGAGAGCCTCAGTGGCTGTTAGATCTTCGCTTACAAGCTCTTGCCTTGGCAGAAGAACTGCCTTTACCAAAGCCTGACAAGACGAAGATTACAAACTGGAACTTTACAAACTTCCAAAAGCACACTGTGGAAACTTCTATTTCTTCGGTTGACCAATTACCAGAAGAGGTAAAAGCGTTAGTTGACGGGGAAAACCTATACGTACAAGTGGATAACACAGCAGTTGTGTCCACATTAAACGAAGAACTTAAATCACAAGGTGTTATTTTCACAGATATTATCACTGCTGCAAAAAACCATGGTGATCTTGTGCAAAAATACTTCATGCAGGACGGTGTAAAAGTTGATGAGCACAAGCTTTCCGCTTTACACGCTGCATTATTAAATGGCGGAGCATTCTTATATGTTCCAAAAAATGTTGTCATTGAAGAGCCAATCCAAGCGATTTACCTTCATGACAAAGCAGAGGCTGTTTTCAACCACGTATTAATCGTAGCAGAAGATAACGCTGAGGTTACTTATGTGGAAAACTACTTCTCTAACACAGATGGAGAAGGCTCTATCTTCAACATTATCACGGAAGTTATTGCTAACGGGAACTCTAAAGTGCAATATGGTGCAGTAGATAACCTTGGCAAAGGTGTGACAACTTATGTAAACCGTCGTGGTGTTGTTGGCCGTGACGCGACATTAGAGTGGGCACTTGGCTTAATGAATGACGGAGATACAATTTCTGAAAACATTACAAACTTAATGGGTGATGGCTCTGTTGGCGACACAAAAACAGTGGTTGTTGGCCGTGGCGAACAAAAGCAAAACTTCACAACGAAGGTTGTCCATTTTGGGAAAAACTCCGATGGGCAAATCCTGAAGCACGGTGTGATGAAAGACAGCGCTAGCTCTGTATTTAACGGAATCGGTAAAATTGAGCATGGTGCATCTAAATCTAACGCCGAGCAAGAGTCACGCGTATTAATGCTTAGCGAAAAAGCACGTGGGGATGCAAACCCAATTCTTCTTATTGATGAAGATGACGTAACAGCAGGTCACGCTGCATCTGCAGGTCGTATTGATCCATTACAGCTTTACTACCTAATGAGCCGCGGTATCCCTAAAACAGAAGCAGAGCGCCTGGTTATCCACGGATTCTTAGCGCCTGTAGTAAATCAATTACCAATTGAAAAGGTGAAAAACCAGCTGATTGATGTAATTGAAAGGAAAGTGAAGTAA
- the sufC gene encoding Fe-S cluster assembly ATPase SufC, protein MGSTLTIKDLHVSINDKEILKGVNLEVKGGEIHAIMGPNGTGKSTLSSAIMGHPKYEVTQGSITFDGEDVLEMEVDERAQVGLFLAMQYPSEISGVTNADFLRSAINARREEGDEISLMKFIRKMDKNMEFLEMDPAMAQRYLNEGFSGGEKKRNEILQLMMIEPKIAILDEIDSGLDIDALKVVSKGINQMRGEDFGCLIITHYQRLLNYITPDHVHVMMQGRIVKSGGKELAQRLEAEGYDWIKQELGIEDETVGQEA, encoded by the coding sequence ATGGGTTCAACGTTAACAATTAAAGATTTACATGTATCTATCAATGATAAAGAGATTTTAAAGGGTGTAAATCTTGAAGTAAAAGGCGGAGAAATTCACGCTATCATGGGTCCAAACGGAACAGGAAAGTCAACGCTTTCTTCTGCAATCATGGGACACCCTAAATATGAAGTAACACAAGGTAGCATCACGTTTGATGGCGAAGATGTTCTTGAAATGGAAGTGGATGAGCGTGCACAAGTAGGCTTATTCCTTGCAATGCAATACCCAAGTGAAATCAGCGGTGTGACAAACGCAGACTTCTTACGTTCTGCTATTAACGCACGTCGTGAAGAAGGCGATGAGATTTCTTTAATGAAATTCATCCGTAAGATGGACAAAAACATGGAATTCCTTGAAATGGATCCAGCTATGGCACAGCGTTATCTTAACGAAGGTTTCTCTGGTGGAGAGAAAAAGCGTAACGAGATTCTTCAATTAATGATGATCGAGCCTAAAATTGCAATTTTAGATGAAATCGACTCTGGTCTTGATATTGACGCATTGAAGGTTGTTTCTAAAGGAATCAATCAAATGCGTGGAGAAGACTTCGGTTGCCTTATCATCACTCACTACCAGCGCTTACTAAACTACATCACTCCTGACCATGTACACGTTATGATGCAAGGGCGTATCGTGAAGTCAGGTGGTAAGGAATTAGCACAACGTCTAGAGGCAGAAGGTTATGATTGGATTAAGCAAGAATTAGGTATTGAAGACGAAACTGTCGGCCAAGAAGCGTAA
- a CDS encoding carboxymuconolactone decarboxylase family protein produces the protein MDQHYEPKNYADAAIHDYKMGLGMFSEKMPELAHHYNEFTEACFKEGVLDKKQKQLIALGVSVYSQDEYCIVYHTKGCLDQGATEQEILEACGVTAAFGGGAAMSQAVTLVQSCISDFSEMKH, from the coding sequence ATGGACCAACATTATGAACCGAAAAACTATGCAGATGCAGCAATACATGACTATAAAATGGGACTTGGGATGTTTTCTGAAAAAATGCCAGAGCTCGCTCATCACTATAACGAATTTACCGAAGCGTGCTTTAAAGAGGGTGTTTTAGATAAGAAACAAAAGCAATTAATCGCACTTGGAGTTAGTGTATATTCTCAGGATGAGTACTGTATCGTCTATCACACAAAAGGATGCTTAGACCAAGGAGCAACCGAACAGGAAATTCTCGAGGCGTGTGGTGTGACTGCAGCTTTTGGTGGAGGAGCAGCCATGAGTCAGGCTGTTACTTTGGTACAGTCCTGTATTAGCGATTTTAGCGAGATGAAGCATTAG
- a CDS encoding MetQ/NlpA family ABC transporter substrate-binding protein, translated as MKKVISLFAVSLLILVLAACGNGEKEGGSKIEEGKLVIGASNVPHAEILEEAKPLLEEKGIELDIQTFTDYVIPNQTLRDGDIDANFFQHEPYLKSQIEENDYDFVSVGGVHIEPIGVYSKKYDSLEDLPEGAEILMSNSVADHGRILSMLEEKGLITLKDGVETTSATIDDIKDNPKKLEFNTQFEAAFLPQAYLNGDGDAVLINGNYALGADINPQEEAIALESEENNPYVNLIVARKEDKDNEQIKALVEVLQSDEIKAFIENKYKGSVIPATGE; from the coding sequence ATGAAAAAGGTAATAAGTCTTTTTGCAGTCTCATTATTAATATTGGTTCTTGCTGCATGTGGAAATGGGGAAAAAGAAGGTGGCTCCAAGATAGAAGAAGGAAAATTAGTGATTGGTGCATCTAATGTACCTCACGCAGAAATTCTTGAAGAAGCAAAACCGTTACTTGAAGAAAAAGGAATCGAACTGGATATCCAAACATTTACCGATTATGTTATTCCAAATCAAACACTTCGTGATGGGGATATTGACGCAAACTTTTTCCAACACGAGCCATATTTAAAATCGCAAATTGAAGAAAATGACTACGATTTTGTAAGTGTAGGCGGCGTTCACATAGAGCCAATTGGTGTGTATTCAAAGAAATATGACAGCCTTGAGGATCTCCCAGAAGGTGCGGAAATTCTGATGAGTAACTCTGTTGCCGACCATGGCAGAATTCTTAGTATGCTTGAGGAAAAAGGACTTATCACGTTAAAAGATGGTGTGGAAACAACATCTGCAACTATTGATGATATTAAAGACAACCCAAAAAAATTAGAGTTCAATACCCAATTTGAAGCAGCATTCCTTCCTCAAGCATATTTAAATGGCGATGGAGACGCTGTATTAATCAATGGAAACTATGCGTTAGGTGCAGACATCAATCCACAAGAAGAAGCAATTGCACTTGAGTCTGAAGAAAACAACCCATATGTCAACTTGATTGTTGCTCGTAAGGAAGACAAGGACAACGAGCAAATCAAAGCGTTAGTCGAAGTGCTTCAATCTGATGAGATTAAAGCGTTTATTGAAAACAAATATAAAGGTTCTGTTATTCCTGCTACTGGGGAGTAA
- a CDS encoding methionine ABC transporter permease gives MLERVNWDKMWDATVETLYMSSISVVATFVLGIVLGLLLFLTAKGNIWQNRFINGLVAAFVNIFRSIPFVILIFLLIPFTRTIMGTIIGANAALPALIIGAAPFYARMVEIALREIDKGVIEAARSMGAKTTEIIWKVLLPESMPALVSGITVTAIAIVSYTAMAGIIGAGGLGNLAFLDGFQRNNWEVTLVCTVIILIIVFIIQYIGDLITNKLDKR, from the coding sequence ATGCTTGAGCGGGTAAATTGGGACAAGATGTGGGATGCTACCGTTGAAACGCTTTATATGAGCAGTATCTCTGTTGTCGCTACGTTTGTTTTAGGAATCGTCCTTGGCTTACTGCTTTTTTTGACGGCTAAAGGAAACATATGGCAAAATCGTTTCATCAATGGTTTGGTCGCTGCTTTTGTTAATATATTTCGTTCTATTCCCTTTGTAATTTTAATCTTCTTATTGATTCCATTCACAAGAACGATTATGGGTACGATTATTGGGGCTAATGCAGCGCTGCCAGCTTTGATAATTGGTGCAGCACCTTTCTATGCAAGGATGGTAGAGATTGCTTTACGTGAAATAGATAAAGGTGTCATCGAAGCAGCTCGTTCCATGGGGGCAAAGACTACAGAAATCATTTGGAAAGTATTACTTCCGGAATCGATGCCAGCTTTAGTTTCGGGGATCACAGTTACAGCTATCGCGATTGTCAGTTACACTGCGATGGCAGGCATTATTGGAGCAGGTGGACTTGGAAACCTGGCCTTCTTGGATGGATTCCAACGTAATAATTGGGAAGTAACATTAGTATGTACCGTCATTATTTTAATTATCGTATTTATCATCCAATACATTGGTGATTTAATAACAAACAAATTAGACAAACGTTAA
- a CDS encoding methionine ABC transporter ATP-binding protein, giving the protein MISLQGVTKVFKTRNGPVTAVDNIDLSINQGEIYGIIGYSGAGKSTLIRMLNGLETPTDGVVDVAGRNFGKIKGPELRKARQEISMIFQHFNLLWSRTVKENIAFPLEIAGVGRSERNRRVDELIKLVGLEGRGDSYPSQLSGGQKQRVGIARALANNPKVLLCDEATSALDPQTTDSILELLVDINKRLSLTIVLITHEMHVIRKICHRVAVMENGKVVEQGDVLHVFRKPEQDITKRFVKQVTEPEETQETIEHLLAEYPRGQVIQLTFVGTSAEQPLITNLIRKFPIEVNIVQGKISQTQNGAYGSLFVHLDGEQEELERALDFIKEQQVELEVITHA; this is encoded by the coding sequence TTGATATCACTTCAAGGAGTTACAAAGGTTTTTAAAACTAGAAACGGTCCCGTTACAGCCGTTGATAATATAGATCTATCCATTAATCAAGGAGAAATCTACGGAATCATTGGATATAGTGGAGCAGGAAAAAGTACCTTGATTAGAATGTTAAATGGATTAGAAACGCCAACTGATGGTGTAGTCGATGTTGCTGGAAGAAATTTCGGGAAAATTAAAGGCCCTGAGCTTCGTAAGGCACGCCAAGAAATCAGCATGATTTTTCAACACTTTAACCTATTATGGTCGAGAACAGTAAAAGAAAACATCGCCTTTCCCTTAGAGATTGCAGGTGTAGGACGTTCGGAACGAAATCGAAGAGTGGATGAATTAATTAAACTCGTTGGTTTAGAAGGTAGAGGAGATTCTTATCCATCTCAGTTAAGTGGAGGGCAAAAACAGCGGGTTGGAATTGCCAGAGCACTAGCGAACAATCCGAAAGTTCTCTTATGTGATGAAGCAACTTCTGCCTTAGATCCACAAACAACAGATTCTATTTTAGAGCTGCTTGTGGACATCAATAAACGATTGTCCTTAACGATTGTGTTAATCACTCACGAAATGCATGTTATTCGAAAAATTTGTCATCGTGTAGCAGTGATGGAAAATGGAAAGGTTGTTGAGCAAGGGGATGTTCTTCACGTATTCCGAAAACCAGAACAGGATATTACGAAACGTTTTGTCAAACAGGTAACAGAGCCTGAAGAAACACAAGAAACCATCGAGCATTTATTAGCAGAATATCCACGTGGGCAAGTGATTCAATTAACCTTTGTTGGGACTTCTGCCGAACAGCCGTTAATCACAAATTTGATACGTAAGTTTCCTATAGAAGTAAACATTGTGCAAGGGAAAATATCACAAACGCAAAATGGAGCATATGGTTCTTTATTTGTTCATTTAGATGGTGAGCAGGAAGAGCTTGAACGTGCCCTTGATTTTATTAAAGAGCAGCAAGTGGAGTTGGAGGTGATCACACATGCTTGA